Proteins found in one Crassostrea angulata isolate pt1a10 chromosome 3, ASM2561291v2, whole genome shotgun sequence genomic segment:
- the LOC128177638 gene encoding uncharacterized protein LOC128177638 — protein MDTSVSRWIIWISFLCLVLHSTELNTTASAGDLSTEELQNITKTIVNDVQAGSILLNLLNSTGVAIAEPRQDPEDPNWQVVLSDTNIALQTLAQPSEMRLSNTIVPLHEGAPFSTQPKLQIYDSSGNVIDKLGTNTNPWQITASIVSGTGHAAGQLTGTTTVPYQYGLANFTDLAISHFGDDYGLNFTVTYPVGVNLFTLTNFSLTRRPLKVNAMSIPTTVVANSSISLMIKLEDAVTSQIIEQTHWRITDWEVCVTLDGLEFYKGKQFGELNTKFNATTGLATLSDIRFTEPGMVILKIGVTSVPAEYSLETQLLINIRRADLYASSRNSSTQMLLRFEAYYNSIVAAGYQLPFETVIGNFLIRRYPDIDLDSVQIDSGGVTITYQITSGGSLQTNGTLILCDALDDGTSEIFGLLNFITLN, from the exons ATGGACACCTCTGTCTCCCGATGGATAATCTGGATTTCTTTCCTGTGTCTTGTGCTTCATTCTAcag AGCTTAACACAACAGCAAGTGCCGGTGATCTGTCCACGGAAGAGTTACAGAACATAACCAAAACCATTGTTAATGATGTACAGGCTGGATCCATCTTACTAAACCTCCTGAACTCCACAGGGGTGGCCATTGCCGAACCGCGCCAAGATCCTGAGGACCCAAATTGGCAGGTGGTACTCTCGGACACCAATATTGCTTTACAAACATTGGCTCAGCCTAGCGAGATGAGACTGTCCAATACCATTGTACCATTGCATGAAGGTGCTCCATTCTCCACACAGCCTAAACTTCAAATATATGATAGCAGC GGAAATGTTATTGATAAGCTGGGAACCAATACAAATCCATGGCAGATCACAGCATCCATTGTTAGTGGCACCGGTCATGCAGCTGGTCAGCTGACTGGGACCACCACTGTCCCATACCAATACGGCTTGGCAAACTTCACAGACTTGGCCATTAGTCATTTCGGGGATGATTATGGCCTGAATTTTACAGTTACATATCCAGTTGGTGTAAATTTGTTCACTTTGACCAACTTTTCGCTAACAAGACGGCCTCTCAAGGTCAATGCCATGAGCATTCCAACTACCGTTGTGGCAAATTCCAGTATTTCTCTTATGATCAAGCTGGAAGATGCAGTTACAAGCCAAATTATTGAGCAAACTCACTGGCGG ataaCTGACTGGGAAGTGTGTGTTACATTGGATGGATTGGAGTTCTACAAAGGAAAGCAATTTGGAGAACTCAACACAAAATTCAATGCTACCACGGGTCTGGCTACTTTGTCCGACATCAGATTCACTGAACCAGGCATGGTGATCCTGAAGATAGGCGTGACCTCTGTTCCTGCTGAATATTCATTAGAAACTCAGCTCCTGATCAATATTCGCAGAGCAGATCTGTATGCCTCCTCCCGCAATAGCAGCACCCAGATGCTGCTGAGATTTGAAGCCTACTACAACTCCATTGTTGCAGCCGGTTACCAACTACCGTTCGAGACTGTGATCGGGAACTTTCTGATCAGGCGTTATCCAGATATTGATCTGGATTCTGTCCAGATCGATAGTG GAGGCGTAACAATCACGTATCAAATCACATCGGGAGGATCCCTCCAAACAAACGGCACACTGATCTTGTGTGATGCTTTGGACGACGGAACTAGTGAAATTTTTGGATTGTtgaattttattactttaaattAA